Proteins encoded in a region of the Candidatus Methylomirabilota bacterium genome:
- a CDS encoding tetratricopeptide repeat protein, with protein sequence MAEREWAGEAREHFERGYEEQMAGRIDAAIECYHRSIAIQPTAEAHTFLGWALSHQGRHEDAIAECRTAIAVDPTFGNPYNDIGAYLIELGREDEAMPWLERAKVAPRYEPRHFPYFNLARIYVRRHKVHEAIRELQGAIAIEPRYTAARRELHRLIGLLN encoded by the coding sequence ATGGCCGAGCGCGAGTGGGCGGGGGAGGCGCGCGAGCACTTCGAGCGCGGCTACGAGGAGCAGATGGCCGGCCGGATCGACGCGGCGATCGAGTGCTACCACCGTTCGATCGCGATACAGCCGACCGCCGAAGCCCACACCTTCCTCGGCTGGGCGCTTTCCCACCAAGGCCGGCACGAGGACGCCATCGCGGAGTGCCGGACCGCCATCGCCGTGGACCCGACGTTCGGCAACCCGTACAACGACATCGGCGCGTACTTGATCGAGCTCGGCCGTGAAGACGAAGCGATGCCGTGGCTCGAGCGCGCCAAGGTCGCGCCGCGCTACGAGCCCCGGCACTTTCCCTACTTCAACCTCGCGCGCATCTATGTGCGCCGGCACAAGGTCCATGAAGCCATTCGCGAGCTCCAGGGCGCCATCGCCATCGAGCCGCGCTACACGGCGGCGCGCAGGGAGCTCCATCGCCTCATTGGTCTCCTGAATTGA